The Triticum urartu cultivar G1812 chromosome 6, Tu2.1, whole genome shotgun sequence genome includes the window TCTCACCACATCCTCGACGAAGTGGTCGACGAAGATGAAGAGCAAACCAAAGAAGGGCTTGTCGCCTCGGCTGGCCCTGGCTTCTTCCCGGGCGGGCGACCTCCCCGTCGTGCCCCCGCGTCCTGCGCTCTCCTCCTCTGGCGCTCGCTCGATCATCCTAGGCGCGCCTTCTCCGCCCGCATCTCCGAGTCTTGGTGGCTCCCCAGCGGCAACGGAGGAGGGGGCTGAGGGCTTGACGACGGGAGGGAAGGTCTCCCCAGCAGCAACGGAGAAGAGGACCGAGGGCTTGACGACGGGAGCGAGGGTCTCCCCGCCAGCAACGGAAGACGGGGCGGAGGGCTCGACGGTGGGAGCAGGGCGCGCGGCAGCTCGGGCCGCCCCAGCGGCAGCGGAGGATGGATCCGAGGTCTTGAGGGCGGGAGCAGGGGGCGCCCCAGCGGCGAGGAAGGACGGAGCCAAGGGTGCAGGCTCTGGCTCGGGAGCAGCGGCTCGATCGAGAGGCTCACCGCCGCGGGGCGGCTTCCCTCCGCTGCCGGGCAGGCGGAGTACCGGCTTGATCACGATAGTCTTGGGGAGTGGCTGCGTCCCGCCGACGCGCGGCGGCCTCCCGCTGCCGTCTGGGGGCAGGCGGCGCCCCGGCCCCGGCATCACGGCGAGGAGGGGGGaaggggagggagggagggctTGCGATTTTACTCCGACGGGGAATTGGGGGAAGAGGGAAAGGGGGGGGAGACGGAAATTTTGGGGATGGGAGGGGCGGGGGCTCGGGCTCCGATTCGAAACTCGAAACTCGAAAAGCCTCGGCCCAACCTAGGCGTCGGCTGACCGATCCCGCCCACGATCGGTCCCCTCCAGGCCGTTGGGTAGCCGTTTGATCGGTCCTGGTGCATCAACATTCCCGTCGTCTCGCACCTTGTACGACATCGCATGAAaaaattcctctcctcatcaTGCGCACAAAGGAAGTCAACgagcgcgcagaaaaaaaaatcCAACGAGCGACTTCGCACGAGTCACGGCCAGCGTGCCGGCACAGGTCCTCATAGGAAACACAGCACGAGTCACTGTCGGCTATAGAGCTGGGTGCTCACTGTCCCAGCACAGGTCGCGGCCGGTCCCAACACGAACGCTCGCCATCCCCAACATTGGTCGAGATCGTCTCAACACGGACGCTCGTCGTCCCAAACATGGGATGGCCGTTCGCAGCATGGGTGCTCGTTGTCCCACATTCGTGACCAGCGGTTGCAGAAGCCTCGTGGCCTACTTATAGCCACATCGGAGGGCATCCGCGTAGATTAGCCAGCAGTGTCGGCGGACGGCCTTGCAGCTCCCTACAACAGCGCAACACTGCCCCGTAGCGGTGCCTGGCTGGAGGGGCCAGTAGGTGTGAGCCATAGCAGTGCAGTGATTTTGGGAGGGGGGGCGTGAGTGAGGATGGCAAGAGAAAGATTAATCCATGTTGTTGTTTGTGGGGTTGTCAAGGTGAACGACAATAAGAGAGGTACGAGACACAAAAAAGGTGTGTGAGAGCaagcgagagggagagggaaggtTGAAGTGGAGTGTGTGGCTACATGAGATGCGCTGGATGATTATGACATAGATTGAAAGTCGCGTCGTCACATTTTGTTGGCATCACAAATCGGTAACATTCACAGGTTCACCCTTTTTAACAAGGGTGGCATTAATAAATCAAAGGAGTTACAACACTGCACAAAGAATCCCAGaggaaataaaaattacaacatGATCCTCCCTTTATCAAACATGACCCCAAAATGATATGACGAAAATGCAATTGAGTCCTAATAATGCTCTAGAAGACCTCGCTGGAGATGCTATCACCACGATCTTCGGCCAAATCCTTGACATCTGCAAGGAGAAGATTGTCTCCCCAATGGAGGTTGAAATTGGGGTGTCATTTTCTTCGGCAAATCCACCTTAGCCTAGTGTTCCACCCTAGCCACTCATAGGGTCCATTTGAGACTTGAGAACTTTTTATCCATGGTTCCAGCTGCTGAGATTGGAGCAACAATATAAGATAGCCGAAGACGAACCATAAAACCAACTTCAACTCACCCTTGAGCTCCAGATCAAAGATCACTTGATACAAATCCACCTCCCCTTGTGCCACAACCACGGCAGGTCGAAGAAGAGGGCTAGATGGGGGATGCACCAACCAAAACTAGATCTCCATAGAGATTATTGAGGACCTGTTGCACAATCCATATCCTCCACAGCCGACCTCCACCATAGAGGAGAGACGCAAGAGTGAGAAACCAACTCGCAAATGGCACAAAGCCAGATGCCCACATGAAGTCCTAGCACTACATCTAACCTAACACTACTCTATACATGAACGCCTCCTCCCCTCCCCCACGTCGGTTATTCAACCAAAATCATAGGTTGCTATTGTAGTATGTAAATATCAAAGGCATATATTAGGGAAGGAAGGAACGATGTTTACCTTTGGGTATGTAGAGAAGGCCAGAAATTATTTTGTCAAGTCTCTTGAGGTTGATGGTGGCAGACATGGTGTCATGCATAGAGAACTTCTAGACCTACATGTTGTTGCCATCGAGAAATCAAATACTATTGTagtatatgaaggaaatatgccctagaggcaataataaagttattatttatttccttatatcacgataaatgtttattattcatgctagaattgtattaaccggaaacataatacatgtgtgaatacatagacaaacttagtgtcactagtatgcctctacttgactagctcgttgatcaaagatggttatgtttcctaaccatgaacaaggtgttgttatttgattaacaaggtcacatcattagttgaatgatctaattgtcatgacccatttcattagcttagcacccaatcgtttagtatgttgctattgctttcttcatgacttatacatgttcctatgactatgagattatgcaactcccgtttaccggaggaacactttgtgtgctaccaaacatcacaacgtaactgggtgattataaaggagctctacaggtgtctccaaaggtagatgttgggttggcgtatttcgagattaggatttgtcactccgattgtcggagaggtatctctgggccctctcggtaatgcacatcacataagccttgcaagcattgcagccaatgagttagttgcgagatgatgtattacggaacgagtaaagagacttgccggtaacgagattgaactaggtattggataccgacgatcgaatctcgggcaagtaacataccgatgacaaagggaacaacgtatgttgttatgcggtctgaccgataaagatcttcgtagaatatctaggagccaatatgggcatccaggtcccgctattggttattgaccgtagacgtgtctcggtcatgtctacattgttctcgaaccgtagggtccgcacgcttaacgttatgatgacagttattatgagtttatgcattttgatgtaccgaagttagttcggagtcctggatgtgatcacggacatgacgaggagtctcgaaatggtcgagacataaagattgatatattggaatcctatttttggatatcggaagtgttccgggtgaaatcggtattttaccggagtaccgggaggttaccggaaccccccgggagctgtatgggccttaatgggctttagtggaaaggagaaggggcagcccaagatgggccgcgcgcctcccccctcccctagtcctattaggacaaggagaggtggccggcccccctctctctctttccccctcagcgaatcctactccaactaggattgggggaggaatcctactcccagagggagtaggactcccttggcgcgccctccttggccggccggccccctccccttggctcctttatatacggaggcagggggcacccctagacagacaagttgatcattgagatcgttccttagccgtgtgcggtgccccctgccatcatattccacctcgatcatattgtagcagtgcttaggcgaagccctgcgatggtagaacatcaagatcgtcaccacgccgtcgtgctgacggaactcctccccgacgctttgctggatcggagcccggggatcatcatcgagctatacgtgtgctaagaactcggaggtgccggagtaacggtgcttgaatcggtcggatcgggaaggcgtacgactacttcctctacattgtgtcaacgcttccgcagtcggtctgcgtgggtacatagacaacactctcccctctcgttgctgtgcatcatcatgatcttgcgtgtgcgtaggaaattttttgaaattactacgttccccaacagtataaAGAGAAACCCATGTATTCATAAACGAGGTTACTATAATTTCTCAAATCAACCATACAAATGTGGTGAAACTCATGGGATACTTCCTTCAGACAAATGTTCCTCGGTGTAAGGGTGGTCTGCTGCAGTATTGAGACCCACGAGCGAGACATTGTTCCTCCTGGAGGAGATTGGACTGTGCTTTGTGGAAGGTAAGGCCGACATGCATGGTTGATGGTGAGAGCAGCGAATGCCCGAACAAATCATCAAGGCCGTTGATGAGCGCAAGCAGCATGTCTTGATCGCTCACAGGAGAGCCGACCTCGCGAAGGGTGTCGGCAATGCATTTGAGGCGGCTTGAGTAGGTGGTGTTATTGATATTTCCATTCACAAGGTTATGGAATCCGTGCTTCATGAAGATGGCATGTTGGAGGTGATTGTCGAGGAACAGATTGTTGAGGACGGACCAAGCATGTTCCTCGTGTGAAAATGCTGAATGATAATGTCGGGGATGTTATTGGTGATGGTGGTGTAGAGCCAAGAGATGATGCATTGGCTGATGTGCCTCCACTCGACATGATGGACCATGAGTTATGCACCAAGAGTCACGTTGATGTGATCGATGAGGTCGAGCTTCCGAAAGGTGAGGTTGAAGTGCGTTTGCCAAACGATGAAGTTGGACTCCTTGAAATCAAGGATCGTGGGGACGTGAGACCAGATGGAGAGGAGTTGGGTAGCCGCAATGGCTGGCAAGCTGACAGGAGGAGCAACATCATGAAGATCGGTGAAAGGGTTGCCATCACCGCTGCCGCTAAGActagagaaggaggaggagatcGACATTGCAGGGAGACGAGGGGCAACAGAAATACATGGAGGGTTTAGGGCTGGAAATCATAGGTACATGATACCATTTAAGGTTTGAGAGAAGTCGACGCTATGCAATTTACTCTTACACTGGGATGTTGTCATAACACTGTATTAATGTTGAAGGACCAATATAGTTATCATGTTATCATCACTTTTCTCAGTTGGAGGGATGATCGTTCAAGGATTGCACTTGAGGTTGCTATTGCTACAACTTTACCATATATGCACCATGACTACTTTAATGCTCACTAGCATGATGGTCGTGCGTTGCCATAGAGTCATTGGCTTAGTAGGTGGTCAAACGTTTGTATCCTTTGTGACCGTTGTGTGATTTATGATTAGAAAATATAGCGTAAGTATGGTGAGAGACATGCAGCGTTAAAGAATTTTTAATTGACCATAGTAGGCCGGGAAGAGAGACTAAAACCAAGATTGATTTTGAGTTGAAGTCACACTTTTCGTGTTTGTTATTTGTGCCTTTTTTATAAAAAGTTGGTCTCACATGAAAGTAATATATTTGTTTATTTAAGATAGATCCCACGTATGAATAAAGtatatttatttatattttttttgaAAGGTTGTTGGTCCCACATATGAACTCACAATCAACTTTAATTTTTATAAGTAGAGATGGCAAGTCGTTTGTACATACTTCTCAACGACAGTTTAGCAGTAATTGTACATCTCAATAGATCAAACAACAATGATGCCATTTTTTCAGGGAACATTTTGGTTGTTTACATCTCATGTTTTATTACCCATgtcaactactccctccgttcctaaataattgtctttctagagatttcaacaagtgactacatacgaagcaaaatgagtgaatctacactctaaaacatgtctacatacatccgtatgttgtagttCATTTGAGATGGCTAGAAAGACAATTATTTGGGAACGAAGGGAGTAATAGACAAGAAAATGTTTCAAGCTTTCATGTTATCATTATAGGAATGCTAACCAGGAAGAAACCATATGTGTGCAGATTAGATAATTATGTTAGTCCTGTTGTGCATTTTTTTTGTTCCATCGCACAAAGAAGACAAGAGATAACTCTTTATTTAACACTATCCAAAATTCAGATTCTATATTTGACACTGAAAAAATGTTTCTTCTTTATCTAACACTGACTTCAAAATTCATTTCTAATGTAACACTTCCGTCCATTTGTTGAGCTGGCGGTCTTAAATGGCACATGAAATGACAAGTTAACCCCTGACACAGCACCTCAGCCAGGTCTGCGGGAGAAGCACAGCCGCCCCCATGAcacccccctcctcccctccgtCGTTGATCAATAGAGTTGTCTCTCTGGTCCGACATGGTCAACATGACGTGAGCATTCTATTACTGTCCCGCTCGTCATAATTCGTGCACTAACCGCGACGAAATCGAGCTCGCGATCCATCCAAGTGGTCGGCTCCGTCCATGATTTTCGCCGCCTCGATCAACCCTTTTCCCTGCCGTTTGCTGCGATCGATCCGCGCCATGACACCCTTCATTTCCCACTAAGTATCTGCCTCTCACTCCTACCGAGCACCAGGATCGAGCTTGACGCCCAGAGCACGCCGTCGGCGTCATAGACATAGCACATGCGGACAGAGGCCTATTCGAGCCCAGCCACCATGTCTAGAAGCTTCTCCTCATCATCTTTAACATTCTTGACGAATGAATCTACGGCTGAACCCTCCAATCAGCCACGCCATGGTCGTCTTCCTCACTCCGGAGCACCAGCCGCTGTATGCCTTCCTTGCAGGCATGCCGCATGAGCGTGTGCTGCGGTGGACTTTGCCAAACAGCGTCGTCTGCCTAATGGGTCTCAAGGAGGCGGCTAGCTGTGACCTCGATCTGCGCGAGCTGATGCTGCACAAATTCCTCAAGGCGGAGCGGCCAAGGCGCAGCGGCAGAGGGTGGTTAGGGTCGGCGTCCTCGTGCTCGTGTGGCCGGCATCGTGGGGCTCGCGAAGGTGAGCGCAGCGGGTGGCAGGCGGCTGGCAGAGGCTGGGGCAAGGCGAGGCGCGCGGGGCCGACACACGCGGAAGCATGCGGTGATCCGAAGCAGCGCGTATGACGTCCGGGAGCGTCGCACGGTGGCCAGCAGGGTGACCGGCGGTGGCAGCGCTCTGTCGTGGCGCGGTGCAGCACAGCGCCACTTCCTCGTGGATGCGCGCCTCGTAGCGACCGGCGGCGCCAAGGTCACCTGCACATGTGTCGGGGAGTACGTGATGCTCGGTGCTCCCAGCCACCCATGGAAGCTCTTGTGTGAATAAAAAATAATTACATGGGATTTGGTGTATACACATCAACTCAAAAGAAAAAAATGTCATAAATACACCATTTGGTGTGTAGGCACGTGACATTATTGTATAAATGAACAATTCCAGCACAATTCAGCGTTATTTTGGGTCACATTCTGCACTAGGGACAAAATTGACTTTTCAGGTGTTATTTTAACAcctttagtactccctccgtcacagtttagaAGGTACAATTAAATTTGCGTGCGTTTCCACAATAGACAAGGTTTAGGGCGCATTGCATTTATTTCTAATAGCTAATTAGTACTCCGATATACTATTTCTATATGCATGCGTAGTGTGAATGCTATTTTTTAGCCCATCTCACAACCAATAGATAACCACCTAGATTCCAGAGAACTTCCAAGCGCGCCTTCTAAATcgtgacggagggagtagtcAAAACGGACGAAAGTGTCATAAATGAAAAAAAAATCTAAACTTAGTATTATATAAAGAAATCAAGTTCCAATGCCAAATAGTAAAGCCACATTTAAAACtgtgttaaataaggaattcttTGAATTCTTTCAAAAGACAGCCTTGTTGACATGATAGACCCACCAATAATATCATCATGGAATAAAAAGATGATGGAAAACTCCAAGAAGTAGCTATGCTGGCGGTAACAGCAATGTGGTACGGCTGGACAAAAAGCTTAGCTCGTGGACTTTAAC containing:
- the LOC125515973 gene encoding putative NAD(+)--arginine ADP-ribosyltransferase Mav — encoded protein: MPGPGRRLPPDGSGRPPRVGGTQPLPKTIVIKPVLRLPGSGGKPPRGGEPLDRAAAPEPEPAPLAPSFLAAGAPPAPALKTSDPSSAAAGAARAAARPAPTVEPSAPSSVAGGETLAPVVKPSVLFSVAAGETFPPVVKPSAPSSVAAGEPPRLGDAGGEGAPRMIERAPEEESAGRGGTTGRSPAREEARASRGDKPFFGLLFIFVDHFVEDVGLDDYTQIIESLGGKVGTGINYNEATHIAVKGQVPPGARIFWEADGKTVTTTAWIENCFNMRKLLTNPCKDSSESLLPSPDMTPLATIKSRNC